CTCAGTGGGAGAACACATGATTTCTTTTGGTTCACTCTCATGCCAAAAAGTGCTGCCTTCTCCTCGATGAATTTCTGAATTTGAGGGAGAAGGCAGTCCTGTTTGGCGATGATGGTGATGTCATCCGCATAAGCTTCGAGGACCACTGCAGGGAATTTCGAGAGGATCGCGCGGAGGAGGGGCTCAATGGCGATGGCGAAGAGGATGCATGAGATGGGGCTACCTTGCGGGACGCCACGGCTTATGCGGACGTGCACGTCTGAGTCCATGAGCAAGGCTTTGGACGGCTTCAGCATTGCAGTTATCAGAGTTATGAATTCAGGGGGAAATTTCATTGCTGTCAGGATCTGTTTGAGGGCCTTTCGGTCAACCGAATCGTATGCCTTCTCGAAATCCACAAATAGTGACCACCCTTTGGTGAGGGTGGTGATGTGATTGCTCACGTTTTTGATGCATTCACCAATGTATCTGTTTTTCATGAATCCTTTTTGGTGTGGCGTGATTTTCTCAGTTACTTGTTTGATGATTTTGTAGGAGATAGCTCGCTGGATTACTCTGAGGATGGTGTTTGTGATTGCAATGGGGCGGAGGTCTTTTGGGTCGCCAGAGAATCCAGGCTTCTTTAGCATTGTGAGCCTGGAATCCAGCAATTTCCTATGCGTCTTCCCTGCTTTCATACTGAGGTAGATATTATGGATAGGTTGGGCGAGCTTGCCAACGTTTTTCTTCAAAAACGCGTAAGTGATCCCATCTGGGCCTGGCGCAGACTTGGATTTGGCAGACTTGATGGATTCTGTGATATCATTGACTGTGATATCGAAGTCTAACTGCGAAAAGTCTGGGAGGGGGACCTCGTCCAGGAATTTTTTCAAGGGACTTGGGTTGAGATGGCGAGCTGTAAAAATTGGGGCGAATTCTTCTCGAATGTGGTCAAGGGATAGTTTTTGTTGAGTGACTGGGTCATCAGAGGATTCGATGGCTTTGGTTGTGATAGGAATAGGAGTAGCTTTGGCTTCTCCTCTCCATGGTCGCATGAATGCGAGAGGCCACTTGTCACGGTGGTTATTGCGGTCATCCTTGCGTTTCTTGAGCTCTTGGAACTCAGTCGCGT
The genomic region above belongs to bacterium and contains:
- a CDS encoding RNA-directed DNA polymerase, whose protein sequence is MPDISPSHPRTTLPGLTNSKIFDSPLRICSFNARGSNSTRSHPFKPTAIANLAKCYDILCLQEVNTIPSIPDKHIVSDRKDLAIVSSNPLKFIFSDEYFIVAETKLQDSNLRIVSVHLPCAASQQAVTEIARRILRFTTSDIAILAGDWNLDPKRPRDKHSFNILRGVLAHANITWLKNSLNTRFPDLHEHSAHSLDHFFLSIPRSHLALKITQTILSDHAIVSLTIARVAPERSCLIKTLRAPLDEISEALPCGLCDVDDYLLLTKIIYEADEKMESEFHSLRKKVESGLGNATEFQELKKRKDDRNNHRDKWPLAFMRPWRGEAKATPIPITTKAIESSDDPVTQQKLSLDHIREEFAPIFTARHLNPSPLKKFLDEVPLPDFSQLDFDITVNDITESIKSAKSKSAPGPDGITYAFLKKNVGKLAQPIHNIYLSMKAGKTHRKLLDSRLTMLKKPGFSGDPKDLRPIAITNTILRVIQRAISYKIIKQVTEKITPHQKGFMKNRYIGECIKNVSNHITTLTKGWSLFVDFEKAYDSVDRKALKQILTAMKFPPEFITLITAMLKPSKALLMDSDVHVRISRGVPQGSPISCILFAIAIEPLLRAILSKFPAVVLEAYADDITIIAKQDCLLPQIQKFIEEKAALFGMRVNQKKSCVLPL